A single Pseudomonas sp. MM223 DNA region contains:
- the ssuD_3 gene encoding Alkanesulfonate monooxygenase (*Name ssuD_3), giving the protein MSLEFIGLIGPQESSESQAPRGPLVDLEFIKAFSQAQEYGGFDKALLAVNTSAPDSLILASYVAALTERIGLLVAHRPGFQAPTFAARQFATLDQLSRGRASINVITGGDSGDLQRDGDFLDKDARYARTDEYLQVLRNTWTRHEPFDHQGAHYRIEDNLTLVKPVQHLPIYFSGASDAAVEVAAKHADVYMMWGEPLEQVRERIAKVRKAAARYGREKHIRFSLSLRPILGGTEAEAWARAERILADAQARIGIRQGNRREKNFGKSNAGSERLVQLASQRKVHDTRLWTEIAALGGGAGNSTSLVGTADQVAEAALAYYELGVTTFLFRGFDQLRDAVEYGQDLIPRIRALVEQHEAGRSTRTA; this is encoded by the coding sequence ATGAGCCTCGAATTCATCGGCCTCATCGGCCCGCAGGAAAGCAGCGAATCCCAGGCGCCACGTGGCCCACTGGTCGATCTGGAGTTCATCAAGGCCTTCTCCCAGGCCCAGGAATATGGCGGCTTCGACAAGGCGTTGCTGGCGGTCAACACCAGCGCGCCGGACTCCCTCATCCTGGCCAGCTACGTGGCCGCCCTCACCGAGCGCATCGGCCTGCTGGTGGCCCACCGCCCGGGCTTCCAGGCCCCAACCTTCGCTGCCCGCCAGTTCGCTACCCTCGACCAGCTGAGCCGTGGCCGGGCCTCGATCAATGTCATTACCGGCGGCGACAGCGGCGACCTGCAGCGCGATGGCGACTTCCTCGACAAGGATGCGCGTTATGCGCGCACCGACGAGTACTTGCAGGTACTGCGCAACACCTGGACCCGCCACGAGCCCTTCGATCACCAAGGTGCTCACTATCGCATCGAAGACAACCTGACCTTGGTCAAGCCGGTGCAGCATTTGCCCATCTACTTCTCGGGCGCGTCGGACGCCGCAGTCGAAGTGGCCGCCAAGCATGCCGACGTCTACATGATGTGGGGCGAACCACTGGAGCAGGTACGCGAGCGCATCGCCAAGGTGCGCAAGGCTGCCGCCCGCTACGGGCGCGAGAAGCACATCCGCTTCAGCCTGTCGTTGCGGCCGATCCTGGGCGGCACCGAAGCCGAAGCCTGGGCCCGCGCCGAACGTATTCTGGCCGATGCCCAGGCGCGTATCGGTATCCGCCAGGGCAACCGCCGCGAGAAAAATTTCGGCAAGAGCAACGCCGGCTCCGAACGCCTGGTGCAGCTGGCCAGCCAGCGCAAGGTGCATGACACCCGGCTGTGGACCGAGATTGCGGCGCTGGGTGGCGGTGCAGGTAACTCCACCTCGTTGGTAGGGACTGCGGACCAAGTCGCCGAGGCGGCGCTGGCGTACTACGAACTGGGGGTTACTACCTTCCTGTTCCGTGGGTTCGACCAGTTGCGTGATGCGGTGGAATACGGGCAGGACCTCATTCCCCGTATTCGTGCGTTGGTAGAACAGCATGAGGCTGGACGCAGCACCCGCACAGCCTAG